Proteins encoded within one genomic window of Polaribacter sp. NJDZ03:
- a CDS encoding OsmC family protein, with protein sequence MATNIVKTTWKENMQFESDNPSGLNLTMDAGEESGGEGKGYRPKALMLASLAGCSGLDVVSLLAKMRAEVADFKIDITAELTEEHPKFYKKVKVDYHFTDTDLKPEKIQKAVNLSVTKYCGVMEMFRQFAEVEIEIHLHKIEN encoded by the coding sequence ATGGCTACAAATATTGTAAAAACTACCTGGAAAGAAAACATGCAATTCGAATCTGATAATCCGAGTGGATTAAATTTAACGATGGATGCAGGAGAAGAAAGTGGAGGAGAAGGAAAAGGGTATAGACCAAAAGCTTTAATGTTAGCATCATTAGCTGGTTGTTCTGGTTTAGATGTAGTGTCTTTGTTAGCAAAAATGCGTGCTGAGGTTGCCGATTTTAAAATTGATATTACTGCAGAATTAACAGAAGAACACCCAAAATTTTATAAGAAAGTAAAAGTAGATTATCATTTTACTGATACAGACTTAAAGCCAGAAAAAATTCAGAAAGCTGTAAATTTATCGGTAACAAAATACTGTGGTGTTATGGAAATGTTTCGTCAATTTGCTGAGGTAGAAATTGAAATTCATTTACATAAAATTGAAAATTAA
- the recJ gene encoding single-stranded-DNA-specific exonuclease RecJ, with translation MRWTLKPKADREKIEKLAKELQVDKTIAAILCQRGIETFEEAKNYFRPSLDEIHDPFLMKDMDLAVARIETAIANNENILVFGDYDVDGTTAVSLVASYLKTIYPNIATYIPDRYAEGYGVSYMGIDFAHDNDFSLIIALDCGIKAIDKVAYATEKNVDFIICDHHKPGDEIPKAVAVLNAKREDCFYPFDELCGCGVGFKLIQALGSSRGQTIEDFVPYLDLVATAIAADIVPMNGENRVLAYHGLQVINQSPRNGIKAIIHQTKKSELTITDVVFTIAPRINAAGRMKHGNYAVELLTEMDFDSAVEFAAAIEIFNADRKDLDKKITDQALIQIIDNEEEDRFTSVVFQQDWHKGVIGIVASRLIEKYYRPTLVFTKSGDKLAASARSVKGFDVYNALHACEEFIEQFGGHKYAAGLTLAPENYENFKNKFEEVVKATIDKELLTPEISIDAEIDLLEITPKFFRIIQQMAPFGPMNMRPTFKTSCVRDNGYGKQVGADKTHLKLNVFQGDNKRTFNSIGFGLGDKMEFVQNDFDIVYGLDENDWNGNKSIQLLLKDLR, from the coding sequence ATGAGATGGACGTTAAAACCAAAAGCAGATAGGGAAAAAATAGAAAAATTAGCAAAAGAGCTTCAGGTAGATAAAACCATAGCAGCAATTCTTTGTCAAAGAGGTATCGAAACATTTGAGGAAGCTAAAAATTATTTTCGCCCTAGTTTAGATGAAATTCACGATCCTTTTTTAATGAAAGATATGGATTTGGCAGTTGCTAGAATTGAAACGGCAATTGCTAACAATGAAAATATTCTTGTTTTTGGTGATTATGATGTAGATGGAACAACAGCTGTTTCTTTGGTTGCGTCTTATTTAAAAACGATTTATCCAAATATTGCAACTTATATTCCAGATAGGTATGCAGAAGGTTATGGCGTTTCTTATATGGGAATAGATTTTGCGCATGACAATGATTTCTCTTTAATTATTGCCTTAGATTGCGGAATAAAAGCTATTGACAAGGTTGCGTATGCTACAGAGAAAAATGTCGATTTTATTATTTGCGATCACCATAAACCGGGAGATGAAATACCGAAGGCAGTTGCCGTTCTAAATGCAAAAAGAGAAGATTGTTTTTATCCGTTTGATGAGCTTTGTGGTTGTGGAGTTGGGTTTAAGTTAATTCAAGCTCTGGGAAGCTCTAGAGGTCAAACGATAGAAGATTTTGTTCCGTATTTAGATTTGGTTGCTACAGCAATTGCTGCAGATATTGTACCTATGAATGGCGAAAATAGAGTTTTGGCGTATCATGGTTTACAAGTAATTAACCAAAGTCCAAGAAACGGAATTAAGGCAATTATTCATCAAACTAAAAAGTCTGAATTAACAATTACCGATGTTGTTTTTACCATTGCACCAAGAATAAATGCAGCTGGTAGAATGAAGCATGGTAATTATGCGGTAGAATTATTAACAGAAATGGATTTTGACTCGGCGGTGGAGTTTGCTGCTGCCATAGAAATTTTTAATGCAGATAGAAAAGATTTAGATAAGAAAATTACAGACCAAGCTTTAATTCAGATTATTGACAATGAAGAGGAAGATCGTTTTACTTCTGTGGTTTTTCAACAAGATTGGCATAAAGGAGTTATTGGTATTGTTGCTTCTCGTTTAATTGAAAAATATTATAGACCTACCTTAGTTTTTACCAAAAGTGGCGATAAATTAGCGGCTTCTGCACGCTCTGTAAAAGGTTTTGATGTTTATAATGCATTGCATGCTTGTGAAGAGTTTATAGAACAATTTGGCGGACATAAATATGCCGCAGGTTTAACTTTAGCACCTGAAAACTACGAGAACTTCAAAAATAAATTTGAAGAAGTTGTAAAAGCTACAATTGATAAAGAGTTGTTAACTCCTGAGATTTCTATAGATGCAGAAATAGATTTGTTAGAAATTACACCTAAGTTTTTTAGAATTATTCAGCAAATGGCACCGTTTGGTCCTATGAATATGCGACCGACTTTTAAAACAAGTTGTGTAAGAGATAATGGTTACGGAAAACAAGTTGGTGCAGATAAAACGCATTTAAAACTAAAT